A single window of Jeotgalibacillus haloalkalitolerans DNA harbors:
- a CDS encoding chemotaxis protein CheX, whose protein sequence is MSTSKVVKNLLNGMIHSINKVVPVTIKHSNPSVLNMPYQQNQVAVLIGMTGELKGNILIDGDKKHFSSLGESMYGMHLEDDMLISFIGEVGNMIAGNLTTYISSEGVEMDITPPSVMSGSSTLHNFKQAVHLPFEAAGIGQFSILVSIQK, encoded by the coding sequence ATGAGTACATCTAAAGTAGTAAAAAATTTATTAAATGGAATGATCCACTCTATAAATAAAGTCGTACCGGTGACCATTAAACATAGTAATCCTTCTGTTTTAAATATGCCTTATCAGCAAAATCAGGTCGCGGTATTAATTGGTATGACCGGTGAATTAAAAGGCAATATTTTAATTGACGGCGATAAAAAGCATTTTAGCAGTCTGGGAGAATCAATGTACGGGATGCATCTTGAAGATGATATGCTGATCTCATTTATCGGTGAAGTTGGCAACATGATCGCAGGAAATCTGACAACTTATATCTCTTCAGAGGGTGTAGAAATGGATATTACGCCTCCTTCGGTGATGTCTGGAAGTTCAACGCTTCATAACTTTAAACAGGCTGTTCATTTACCGTTTGAAGCAGCTGGTATTGGCCAATTCTCAATTCTTGTATCTATTCAGAAGTAA
- a CDS encoding carboxypeptidase M32 produces the protein MTGGITLTLETVKKDFITHLNKISAYEEALGLIFWDLRTGAPKKAIEQRSEVIGTLSSEVFNMSTSDQMAEYIQELNNHKSELDELTVKMLEECEKEFNRNRKIPEDEFKKYVVLKSKAENVWEEAREKSDFSLFEPYLKELVDTTRRFIEYWGYEGNPYNTLLDMYEPGVTVEVLDEVFGKVREAIVPLVKGIEASDVKPETSFIYQHFPKDAQREFSVHVLKELGYDFEAGRLDETVHPFATGLNTGDVRITTRYDENDFRGAIFGTIHECGHALYEQNIDPALNGTPLSGGTSMGIHESQSLFMENFVGRHPEFWRRHLPALKEYSPEQFNDVSVEDFLSGINESKPSLIRVDADELTYALHIMIRYEIEKGLFNADYEVAELPDVWNQKYKEYLGIVPSNDAEGILQDVHWSGGSFGYFPSYALGYMYAAQFKHAMLKDLPGFDEYIASGDIAPIKNWMTEKVHRFGKTKKPLDILQEATGEGLNADYLIKYLQEKYAALYNLESAK, from the coding sequence ATGACTGGAGGGATCACCTTGACATTAGAAACAGTAAAAAAGGATTTTATTACTCATTTGAATAAAATCTCTGCATATGAGGAAGCATTAGGGTTAATATTCTGGGACTTACGTACAGGCGCACCTAAAAAAGCAATTGAACAGCGCTCAGAAGTAATTGGTACTTTGTCATCTGAAGTATTTAACATGTCTACATCAGATCAGATGGCTGAATACATACAGGAGTTAAATAATCATAAGAGTGAGCTGGATGAACTCACTGTGAAAATGCTTGAGGAATGCGAAAAAGAGTTTAACCGTAATAGAAAAATTCCTGAAGATGAATTTAAAAAATATGTTGTTTTGAAATCAAAAGCTGAAAATGTCTGGGAAGAAGCCCGTGAAAAATCTGACTTTTCATTATTTGAGCCATATTTGAAGGAGCTTGTTGATACAACAAGACGATTTATAGAGTATTGGGGATATGAAGGAAATCCTTATAATACACTCCTTGATATGTACGAACCGGGTGTAACCGTCGAAGTCTTAGATGAAGTGTTTGGCAAAGTACGTGAAGCAATCGTTCCGCTTGTTAAGGGAATTGAGGCTTCCGATGTTAAACCTGAAACATCCTTTATCTATCAGCATTTCCCAAAAGATGCACAGCGTGAATTCAGTGTACATGTCCTGAAGGAACTCGGTTATGATTTTGAAGCCGGAAGACTTGATGAAACGGTTCACCCGTTTGCAACAGGACTGAATACCGGGGATGTCAGGATCACGACGCGCTATGATGAAAATGATTTCCGCGGAGCGATTTTTGGAACGATACATGAATGCGGTCATGCACTGTATGAGCAGAATATTGATCCTGCATTAAATGGAACACCACTAAGCGGCGGGACCTCAATGGGGATTCATGAATCTCAATCATTGTTTATGGAAAATTTTGTTGGAAGACATCCTGAATTCTGGCGCCGTCACCTCCCAGCGCTGAAGGAGTATTCCCCTGAACAGTTCAATGATGTTTCGGTAGAAGACTTTTTATCAGGAATTAATGAATCAAAACCTTCCCTGATCAGAGTGGATGCAGATGAACTGACCTATGCGCTGCACATTATGATCAGATATGAAATTGAAAAAGGTCTTTTCAATGCTGACTATGAGGTTGCTGAACTGCCGGATGTGTGGAATCAGAAGTATAAGGAATACCTGGGTATAGTGCCATCGAATGATGCAGAAGGTATTTTACAGGACGTCCACTGGTCAGGCGGCTCTTTTGGTTATTTCCCATCTTATGCACTGGGATACATGTATGCGGCTCAATTCAAGCACGCTATGTTAAAGGACCTTCCGGGGTTTGATGAATATATCGCAAGTGGTGATATCGCACCAATTAAAAACTGGATGACTGAAAAAGTTCACCGTTTCGGCAAAACTAAAAAACCGCTTGATATTTTACAGGAAGCTACCGGAGAAGGGCTGAATGCAGACTATCTCATCAAATACCTGCAGGAAAAATATGCTGCGCTTTATAACCTTGAATCTGCAAAATAA
- a CDS encoding dynamin family protein, which translates to MNKADFDIQKDQLLSELIGFYLKSNDYGDAERAEKAIHLAEKLHREEIVIAFCGHFSAGKSAMINHLTGENLLPSSPIPTSANLIALHTGDEKPVQITTAENQIYELEPPLDETSIVQLGKEGLAIKRIDIWKNSSTLPAGVTLLDTPGIDSVDDAHKRSTESAVHLADLLFYVMDYNHVQSEMNFEYIRHMSMHNRKIYAVINQVDKHRDEELAFITYKNAVERAFFDWGAMPEKFFYTTLKKPEHPENQSSQLKNEISDMTENRYSLLIDSVKSSLDVLKSELKSFLEDEKSEILEVYSSIVTEEDIENKDMIYRQAEELEAGHIGSLEDWSENFDAEMNKMLQSSYLMPAEVRAIAENFLESSQPNFKAGGLFSGKKTKQEKEAREAELDKSLKAIIDEQLVWHAKTILYQFLERAGISRSGWSGEIEKISIAEPILIAKQNIKSGAGFTGEALLNYCDGLAQDCRKEIKSQMLSIKENILDTYEDQIEENAVRKSAEHTDLTKKVNVLKQIEELERKVNELSLLNFSETVKDEWLDKWSEEANVEKLSDLDHIITGDENSPENEVITKSLPAEELNEEVLLRNSLQLADEIKDINGFEQQSETLFAQAERLKNKQYTVALFGAFSAGKSSFANALLGEKILPVSPNPTTASINRIYPPDEQHPDQTVIVHFKQSSELLEDLQEASHLIEIKSLEEMAHTLPDVLKKNKDLSESKKSFIRAFLKGWDDYREVLGKTAHVKFEEFEGFVSNEHQSCFVEAIDLYTDSSVSDNGITLVDTPGADSVNARHTDVSFDYIRNSDAILFVTYFNHAFARADREFLIQMGRVKESFEHDKMFFIVNAADLAESEEEKQDVIQYVRKQLQTFGVKQPKIFGVSSLQALRNDKYSGLAEFQDEFSMFIDQELDSIVKKNTADYYDQTVERMQVLLKQMRANECEKAERKSDLSALSENLGSYFDPLYRDSVRSQTEQELKELLHYVHQRVFYRFSDFFKEAFNPAGFHGKSNKAALSQAMQECIEMVSFDFSQEFKVVNYRIEQQISKLYKTEMNRIWDQVKILFPEGVKPEIKVEPAKLLTFNQIFDQLDESDFNQEKSMFKNTKSFFEKNEKKFMQHALEDKFKDKAAIEIERVADQLTQWTLDEMSRVEHVLFSNWQAELSAQIDSALKNLYSEAYALRLETALNRISSYEN; encoded by the coding sequence GTGAATAAAGCGGATTTTGACATCCAAAAAGATCAATTATTAAGTGAGCTGATTGGATTTTATCTAAAATCCAACGATTACGGGGATGCTGAGAGAGCGGAAAAAGCCATTCACCTGGCAGAAAAGTTACACCGTGAGGAAATCGTCATTGCATTTTGCGGGCATTTTTCAGCAGGGAAATCTGCAATGATTAACCACCTGACCGGTGAAAACCTATTGCCCTCAAGTCCAATCCCAACGAGTGCAAATCTAATCGCGCTCCATACGGGTGATGAAAAACCTGTACAAATTACAACTGCTGAAAATCAGATATACGAACTTGAGCCACCACTTGATGAAACGTCTATTGTTCAGTTGGGAAAAGAAGGACTGGCCATTAAAAGAATTGATATCTGGAAGAACTCAAGCACGCTTCCAGCTGGTGTTACACTCCTTGATACACCAGGCATTGATTCGGTTGATGACGCACATAAAAGGTCAACTGAATCAGCTGTTCACCTTGCTGACCTGCTTTTTTACGTGATGGATTATAACCACGTGCAGTCAGAAATGAATTTTGAATACATAAGACATATGTCCATGCATAACAGAAAAATCTATGCTGTGATTAATCAGGTTGATAAACACAGAGATGAAGAACTGGCTTTTATAACTTATAAAAATGCAGTAGAAAGAGCGTTTTTTGACTGGGGAGCGATGCCTGAAAAGTTTTTTTACACCACTTTAAAAAAGCCTGAACACCCTGAAAATCAAAGTAGTCAGCTAAAAAATGAAATCTCCGATATGACTGAAAACAGGTATTCGCTGTTAATTGATTCTGTAAAAAGCTCTCTGGATGTTTTAAAGTCTGAATTGAAATCTTTTCTGGAAGATGAAAAATCTGAAATACTGGAAGTTTATTCATCGATCGTTACGGAAGAAGATATTGAAAACAAAGATATGATATACAGACAGGCAGAAGAGCTGGAAGCAGGTCACATCGGTTCTCTTGAAGACTGGTCAGAAAATTTTGATGCTGAAATGAACAAAATGCTTCAATCAAGTTATCTCATGCCGGCAGAAGTCAGAGCCATTGCTGAAAATTTCCTTGAATCCAGTCAGCCGAATTTTAAAGCAGGCGGATTGTTTTCCGGTAAAAAGACGAAGCAGGAAAAAGAGGCAAGGGAAGCGGAACTTGATAAAAGTCTGAAGGCGATTATTGATGAACAGCTCGTGTGGCATGCAAAGACAATCCTTTATCAGTTCCTTGAACGTGCAGGTATTTCCCGGTCAGGCTGGAGCGGGGAAATAGAAAAAATCTCTATAGCCGAACCGATTCTTATCGCAAAACAAAATATAAAGAGCGGTGCAGGATTTACAGGTGAAGCACTTCTTAATTATTGTGACGGACTTGCACAGGACTGCAGAAAAGAGATAAAATCTCAAATGCTTTCCATCAAGGAGAACATACTCGACACATATGAAGATCAGATAGAAGAAAATGCAGTAAGGAAGTCAGCAGAACACACTGATTTAACAAAAAAAGTTAATGTGCTGAAGCAGATTGAGGAATTGGAACGTAAAGTGAATGAGCTCTCCCTGCTTAACTTCAGCGAGACAGTGAAAGATGAATGGCTGGACAAATGGAGCGAGGAAGCGAATGTGGAAAAGTTATCAGATCTTGACCACATCATAACCGGTGATGAGAATTCACCTGAAAATGAGGTCATTACAAAATCATTGCCTGCTGAAGAATTAAATGAAGAAGTTTTATTAAGAAACAGCCTGCAGCTAGCTGATGAGATAAAAGATATAAATGGATTTGAACAACAGTCAGAAACGCTTTTTGCTCAGGCTGAAAGATTAAAAAATAAACAGTATACTGTTGCTTTATTTGGTGCATTCAGTGCAGGTAAGTCAAGCTTTGCCAATGCATTGCTTGGGGAGAAAATACTGCCTGTTTCTCCAAATCCGACAACCGCTTCCATTAACAGAATATACCCTCCGGATGAACAGCACCCTGATCAGACGGTAATTGTCCATTTCAAACAGTCTTCGGAGCTGCTTGAAGATCTGCAGGAAGCTTCGCATTTAATAGAGATAAAGTCTTTAGAAGAAATGGCTCATACACTCCCGGATGTTCTGAAGAAAAATAAAGATTTATCAGAATCGAAAAAAAGTTTTATCCGTGCCTTTCTTAAAGGGTGGGATGACTATAGAGAAGTGCTCGGGAAAACGGCACATGTGAAGTTTGAAGAATTTGAGGGATTTGTATCAAATGAGCACCAATCCTGTTTTGTAGAGGCAATTGACCTCTACACAGATTCATCAGTCTCAGATAATGGGATCACACTTGTTGATACGCCTGGAGCAGATTCAGTCAATGCCAGACACACAGACGTATCTTTTGATTACATCAGGAATTCAGATGCGATTCTGTTCGTTACTTATTTTAATCATGCGTTTGCAAGAGCTGACCGTGAGTTCCTGATTCAGATGGGCAGAGTTAAAGAAAGCTTCGAGCATGATAAAATGTTTTTTATCGTGAATGCTGCAGACCTGGCAGAAAGTGAAGAAGAAAAGCAGGACGTTATCCAGTATGTTAGAAAACAATTGCAGACATTTGGTGTGAAACAACCGAAAATATTTGGGGTTTCGAGCCTTCAGGCATTAAGAAATGATAAATATTCCGGTCTTGCAGAATTTCAGGATGAATTTTCAATGTTTATTGACCAGGAGCTTGATTCGATTGTCAAAAAGAATACTGCTGATTATTATGATCAGACCGTAGAAAGAATGCAGGTTCTTCTAAAACAGATGAGAGCGAATGAATGTGAGAAGGCAGAGAGGAAATCTGATCTCTCGGCATTGTCAGAAAACCTTGGCAGCTATTTCGATCCTCTTTACAGAGACAGTGTCAGATCACAGACGGAACAGGAATTAAAAGAACTACTTCATTACGTGCACCAGCGGGTGTTTTACAGGTTTTCGGATTTCTTTAAAGAGGCTTTTAACCCTGCAGGCTTTCATGGGAAATCTAATAAAGCTGCACTATCCCAGGCGATGCAGGAATGTATTGAGATGGTTTCTTTTGATTTTTCTCAGGAGTTCAAAGTGGTCAACTATCGAATAGAACAGCAGATCTCCAAACTGTACAAAACAGAAATGAACCGGATATGGGACCAGGTGAAGATTCTATTTCCGGAAGGGGTTAAGCCTGAAATAAAAGTTGAACCTGCAAAACTTCTGACGTTTAATCAAATATTTGATCAGCTTGATGAATCAGACTTTAATCAGGAAAAGTCAATGTTTAAGAATACTAAATCTTTTTTTGAAAAGAACGAAAAGAAATTTATGCAGCATGCGCTGGAAGATAAATTTAAGGACAAGGCAGCTATTGAAATAGAGAGAGTGGCTGATCAGTTAACACAGTGGACCCTGGACGAAATGTCAAGAGTCGAACATGTATTGTTCAGCAACTGGCAGGCAGAATTGTCAGCTCAAATTGACTCAGCACTGAAAAATCTTTATTCTGAAGCATATGCTTTAAGACTGGAAACTGCACTGAACAGGATTTCTTCCTATGAAAATTGA
- a CDS encoding SDR family NAD(P)-dependent oxidoreductase yields MKLPSFRLDGKKAIITGAGRGIGRALAIGFSLAGAEVILCSRTESELNQVKSDIEDLGGTASVYQMDVTNTTELKATVERIFSDHHQVDILINNAGMNIRSKANDVTEEEWIKIMDTNVKSAFMMSQAVGAKMQEQVNGGSILSVSSVAGHVALKTGVVYAASKAAMIQMTKVLAYEWGSHGVRVNSIGPWYFETPLTKHLLEDEEYLNEILAVTPLKRVGQVEELVGPALFLSSDAGSYVTGQTLFVDGGMTINGF; encoded by the coding sequence ATGAAACTTCCTTCGTTCAGACTGGATGGTAAAAAAGCAATTATAACCGGCGCAGGCAGAGGAATCGGCCGTGCCCTGGCGATCGGCTTTTCATTGGCAGGAGCAGAGGTTATTCTTTGTTCACGCACTGAATCAGAGCTGAATCAGGTGAAAAGTGATATTGAAGATCTGGGAGGTACTGCATCCGTCTACCAGATGGATGTTACAAATACGACCGAACTGAAAGCAACTGTTGAGAGAATATTCAGCGATCATCACCAGGTAGATATTCTGATCAATAATGCCGGAATGAATATCAGGTCTAAAGCGAATGACGTGACTGAGGAAGAATGGATAAAAATTATGGATACTAATGTGAAATCTGCGTTTATGATGTCACAGGCTGTCGGGGCTAAAATGCAGGAGCAGGTTAACGGCGGGAGTATTTTATCTGTATCTTCAGTTGCAGGTCATGTAGCACTGAAAACAGGCGTCGTCTATGCAGCTTCAAAAGCTGCCATGATCCAGATGACCAAAGTGCTTGCCTATGAATGGGGAAGTCATGGTGTCAGGGTGAATTCAATCGGCCCATGGTACTTTGAAACCCCTTTAACAAAACATCTGCTTGAAGACGAAGAATATCTAAATGAAATCCTGGCTGTTACCCCATTAAAAAGAGTTGGCCAGGTGGAGGAGCTTGTTGGTCCTGCACTGTTCCTTTCATCCGATGCAGGCAGTTACGTAACAGGCCAGACATTATTTGTAGATGGCGGTATGACAATTAATGGATTTTAA